The following DNA comes from Rosa rugosa chromosome 5, drRosRugo1.1, whole genome shotgun sequence.
TGACTTCGATTTGGTGAGGTGCAAATTGAGGCGTTACATCCAGCAATCACCGACGGCGGGTGACGGGAGTTCGGCGTAAGGTTTTATTACCCCTTAGTATAaatttattgagttttattgggagtaataaaagtctccggcgTTCTCTTTGGTGACTTATAAGAACTccaacctctttggggacctccgacAACCTCCTGTGACGGGAGTCCGTTGTCCGATtttattccccccccccccaataaaaatttattcgGTTTTATTGGGGATAATAAAAGTCTCCATCGATCTCTATGGTGACCTAGAAAATcttcgacgacctctttggggacctcctgCAATCTCCGAATTCCTTTTTTGTCgaagtctccaatgactttttaattattcaGAGGCCAAACTTGCGGTTTACTTTTAAATGGGTAAGTGGACACACAAATCTTTTAGtagagtaagtgggcatttgtTTTGGGCATTTGGTCAAGAGCCTTAAAAATAAAAGCTCATAATGAATTATGTAAAATTGCTATTAtggtaaaataaattaaatacaCAAAGATCATAAAATGAGAAGAAAACTCTCACGTTATCTAGGAATAACATGTGCGATGCACAGGTATGAGACTAGTTATTAATAGAATAAAGAAGATTGATCTTGGTACGAGTAAGTCCACCTGTTAGGTCTCTGGGTCTTAACACTGTTcaccttattattattatttttattttattttttatttttttatgtttgttttcactagttgggtttggttgatgtttgcttccacccgttgggtTATTTCTCTTGGTCATGACAATGTGCATTTAATATTCAAATAATTTATTCAGTGTATTTgatataaatatatatgatGTCAATAAATACTAATAATGAATATTTAGGAAAATCTACTGACAAATTCATCAAATAttttagaagaaagaaaaggcacccaattttttattttcatttttttggctAGAAATTTATAGTAATTGTTTTTACAATTtcttttggaatttttttttttcaattagttTATAACCATTGGAACAGAGTTTTCTACAAGACAGATTTTCAGCGGATTATTttgaaaaaatggaagagatcTACGGCCTAGATCTTTAGACTGTTGGAATTCAAATTCCAAGAACCCAACGTCTCGCTGACACGTGTACATGACCGTTGATGTTGCTATGTGAAAAACAACTCAACTGCAGACTGATCGCCTTGTGTCACTCCCTCCTGCATTGATGAGGTAATGAAATGCTTAAGAGTAGATATATTCTCTTTCCCTTAGAAATGCACTACATTACCCATATTTCTCTAACATGGACATATCTGTTGATACATGTTAATATTTAAGTGCTAATATATCCGTAATAACTGATTAGTTGTTAGCTTAGTGGTTAGGACATCTACTACCTAAAATCGAGGTCATGAGTTCAAGTCATCATGGAGGTAGGAGTGAAATATTTTTACCCTAAAAATTTCCTCAGTTCCTCAGTAATGTGAGAGACGATAATATGAACAAATTATGGGAGTAAAAACCGAGCGCAAAACTCTATTTTAGTCTTATAAGACATCCTACAGCAATGAATACATTGTACTCCTAAACCAATTGATCAATGATTGCAACTGCAATAAACGGTTTTGGGTTTACTTTGGAGAATATCTGTAATGGGCTAGCCCAGAGTGCACACTCGCGTTGGGCTTTTATAAAACATCTCGGGTTTCCTTATCGGAACACTAAACCTCTCGGGTCTATCTTTTCGTTCTTGTGCTTCTGCGCTTCTGCTTCAGCTTCACCAGCAATGGCTTCGCTCCAGCTTTACCTTCCATTCTCCACCGGTCCATCTCTACCCAATTTCCGGTTCAGACGCATTCCGGTCCGATCCTCCAGCGAGCGACAGGCTCTCTTCAACCGCATTGCCCCTGTCTACGACAGCGTACGGTTTTGCTCCTGTTCCTTCAGTTGTTGTTTGTAAACATTAACGTTATTAAAAAcctgtttcttttttctgtttttagtTAAATGATTTGCTGAGCTTGGGTCAGCACAGAATCTGGAAAAGAATGGCTGTGTCATGGAGTGGGTAAAGTTATATACTTTCTCTCATTTTGTTCAATGTGAtcatctcatttttttttttgtcacctaagtttcaatttttgttttgtttttggaatTTTGGGTATTACAGTGCAAAAATGGGTGATAGTGTATTGGATTTGTGCTGTGGAAGTGGGGATATAGcgtttctgttgtctgagaaaGTTGAGGTCAATGGCAAGGTTTGTTATATGTgctatacaattatgttactaGAGTTTAATTTGTTAAAGATGGTAACTTTGTTTGAGTCTCAAGTTAAAGATGGTGACTTTATCCTTGGCAGGTGATTGGTTTGGATTTTTCAAAAAAGCAGTTATCGGTTGCGTCTTCCCGGCAGAAGGTGAAGTCCAAAGCCTGCTACATGAACATTGAGTGAGCACTGGTAAATCTATTGGTGGATCAACTATTATAGTTTGGAATCTAATTCAGGATTTTGAAAATGTACCCTTAAAAGGATTCCATATAAATCACATCAATGCCCATAATTAACAATGTTTTGCAATTGCGTATTAAGGTGGGTTGAAGGTGATGCACTTGATTTGCCATTTTCTAATGGTCAATTTGATGCTATAACTATGGGTTATGGGCTGCGAAATGTAGTAGACAAACATAAGGCAATGCAGGAAATTTTTAGAGTTTTGAAAGCAGGTTTTGTTCTCTCCCTTTCTCACTCCAATGGCATTGAAGTTCTAGGTTGTTTAAGATATCTAATTCGGCTTTGGCTTTACAGGCTCAAGAGTGTCCATCCTTGATTTTAATAAGAGTACCAACCCAGTAACTGCCTCATTTCAGGTACTCTGAACTTGATACAATAATCCTTTGcgttttaaacttttaatacttataaatttttttatcaTATATATTGTATTGACAATTTAGACGTGCTGAATGTTTCTACTTTCGCTAGGAAATGATGATTGACAATGTTGTTGTCCCTGTGGCTTCTGGTTTTGGCCTTGAAGAGGATTACAAATACTTAAGGAGATCAATCAGGGAATTTTTGACAGGTGCGTTTTCCTTGGTTTGCATCTAGCATCATGCTTTTACCAGAATTTTAGGCATCTGCATCTGAAATTGTTTCTGTTAGTTGACTCTCTTTGTCCTAGGCATTTAGGCTTGGTTTAATAACTAGTTGAGTAGATTAAGAAATTTCTGTGAATACAGGGGAGGAGTTGGAGAAGCTCGCTTTAGATGTAGGTTTTTCTGATGCGAGATATTATGAGATTGGTGGAGGCCTTATGGGGAACTTGGTAGCCACCCGCTGAGTTTCATGCTCTcttttatatttcaaaattgTGTTTTGTTGAAGATGATGCATGTGTCTTCATAAATAAGAAAGTTCTTAGGCTTCAAACATCTCTTCACTTCACTTGTTCTCTTATTGTACCAATCTTTAAAACCATGATTAATGTTCAATGTTACTTCGAAGAaatgagaaagaagaaaatggaCAAAAATATTGATATATTTGGAAATCTGAGCCAACCATTCTGAATATATTTACAAATCCTCAAATGCCATTTGCACTTTATTCACAGTGCATAAAAAATATGGCTTCAGATTACAAATTTAGATCCCTTCAAAATGCCTGCAAGAAGCTGAGCGAAGTGCTTGCAAGGTGTAAGCACTGCTGTAATGGTGTTAGTGTGTAAACATTTCACCTCTTATTGTCATCACCTGGGATAGAAAGAACTATGTGTAACACTAGCAACTGAACCAGAACCATCTGCATTTGGGTAACATGGGTTGTCGTATGTGTCATTTAGTTCCATGGTCTTTTCATCTATGAAAGGTGGATTGCTGGGTGCAGGAAGGTTCTCCTCTTTCTTTGTTAGCATCTGTAATGCCTTTGACATTGTTGGTCGTAATGTAGGGATCTCTTGGGTGCATAACAGTCCTATTTGTACCACTCTCAATATTTCATCCTTAACTTTGTCACcgttgacattctgcaacatCAAATTTGGGTCGTATAGTTCCTCCACAGTGCCTGCTTGAAAGTGCCTCCATGTCTATTTAACCAAATTACACAGCAACAACAAAGTAAGAGGATGAAACTACAGAATCTGCTTCGTAAAGTAATAATTTGTGAACCCTTACAATTGTAACTAGGCTGTCTGAGTACTCTGCAGATTTGCTTCTGTTGTTCTGCCTCCCAGTTATGATTTCCATTATCAGTACTCCAAAACTGTAGACATCTGCTTTTTCTGTCAACTGGCCATGAGCTAGGTACTCCGGAGCCATGTATCCCCTGAGCGTCCATAAAAGAAATGATTATGACTTAACTTACAACCTTCACTGTAACATCGGAAATGTGTTAGCATACTTACAATGTTCCTGCAATAGCTGTGCTAATGTGACTCTTATCTTCCTCGAAGGACCTAGCTAACCCAAAATCGGCAATCTTAGCACGAAGCCGTGAATCCAAAAGGATGTTACTGGCTTTTATGTCTCTGTGAATGATCCTTGTTTTAGAGTTGTCATGAAGATAGACTAAACCTTCTGCTGTTCCCGTAATGATCTCATATCTCTTCTCCCAGTTCAGTGTTTTGCCTCTTTGTTCATCTGCTAAAAGTGAAATAAAATCCAACATTTAAAACCGGGCGCAACTCAAACTCATGCTTAAACATGAAAGTGAAGTAAATTACCGAAAATGAAGCGGTCAAGACTCTTGTTGGCTAGGTATTCATAGACCAGAAGGCTTTCTGGTCCTGAGCAACTGCAACCCAACAATCTAACCAAGTTTTTGTGTTCCACGCTGCTTATAATGTTGATTTCATTATAGAAATCTGCTGCTCTATGCCTATTGTTAAAGAAAAGCCTCTTTACTGCAATCTCTCTCCCATCAGGCAAAACTCCCTGCAAAGATGAAACTAACCAATTAGTTTCTTTCTGCAATCACAGTAACATGTTGTGTTCCAGTGCAAAGCATATGGAGAAAAGCTAACCTTATAAACTGTTCCGAAACCTCCTTGTCCAAGCTTGTTGGCACTGCCAAAAGATTCTGTGGCCTTTTCAATTGTGGAGTACTTAAAGTTTAAGCTACTGTCATTGAGGGTTTTCGCCATCTTTTCTGCATCATTGGAACCTAAGAAAAGAACCCGTGAAAAAATACAATATGAAAACATTGCAGAATTACTACTACTTGCTCATGAGGGGATGGGGTTGGGTATTAACCTTATTCATATTCAATTGTAGGAGAAAAgatttttacctcttcttttcttttgtatatatctGTGCTTCCAGATATAAAATCCAATAACTCCTCCAACTACCAAAACAACCAGGGAACTGACAACTGAGACCACTATCACAATAATGGTACCTGCAAAATTCATATATGCAAATTCATGATCAAGCCAAACTTTACTACCAATTTATGTAGAAGAAAAGCAGAGTATAGTAAATTAGTAATTCATTTACCTCTAGAACTCCCACTTCCCAATTCCTTGTTGAGAAAATCTGTATCAGAGTACCTCATGAAGCAGCCAGTGTTTAATGCCCTCCCCTCAGACCAAGGCAAGCAACCCAATACTGATTCAGAAGCATTTTCCAAACATTGTCTGCAAGAACTCTCATTCAAACTCCTCCAACAATCACTCAGAACATAAACTGTTTCATTCACAGTCCCACTAACACCCACCTGAGCCCTTGCATACCCTCTGTTGCTCGGCGCAGATTGAACAATACTCATCACAGCCTGCCTAGCTGAAGCTTCAAACAACGAACTCTTTCTAGTTGTGTTCCCACACACAGCCGTGTCGTTTGGTCCTCTAAACTCCTCATAAAAGCTGTAATTTTCAGACCTCATGAAGCACCCGTCAAGGAAAATCCGACCCCCGTTATAAGGGTAGCATTTAGGTAGCACTGTACGTGCCTCGGCGTAACACAGCACACAGTCTTGTAGAGAAAGATCTCCATAGCATTGAGCCAGGCCATAGTTAATATCAGGACCTGAACCAGTGACTGCCACTCCGTACCCAGAAGCTGTCATTTGCCCACTGATGTTTGCCATTGTAGCAACGAAATTCGGAACAAAGACAGTGGAGTTGTGCTCAAGTTGATTGCCACAGGTTACTTGGACTGTTTGTGTTCTTGGATCTGCCAGAGCTATTTCTGGCAATAGCAGGATATTGATGAGAGAAATGAATAACTTGATGGAGT
Coding sequences within:
- the LOC133710131 gene encoding cysteine-rich receptor-like protein kinase 2 isoform X2, with product MMKNSIKLFISLINILLLPEIALADPRTQTVQVTCGNQLEHNSTVFVPNFVATMANISGQMTASGYGVAVTGSGPDINYGLAQCYGDLSLQDCVLCYAEARTVLPKCYPYNGGRIFLDGCFMRSENYSFYEEFRGPNDTAVCGNTTRKSSLFEASARQAVMSIVQSAPSNRGYARAQVGVSGTVNETVYVLSDCWRSLNESSCRQCLENASESVLGCLPWSEGRALNTGCFMRYSDTDFLNKELGSGSSRGTIIVIVVSVVSSLVVLVVGGVIGFYIWKHRYIQKKRRGSNDAEKMAKTLNDSSLNFKYSTIEKATESFGSANKLGQGGFGTVYKGVLPDGREIAVKRLFFNNRHRAADFYNEINIISSVEHKNLVRLLGCSCSGPESLLVYEYLANKSLDRFIFDEQRGKTLNWEKRYEIITGTAEGLVYLHDNSKTRIIHRDIKASNILLDSRLRAKIADFGLARSFEEDKSHISTAIAGTLGYMAPEYLAHGQLTEKADVYSFGVLIMEIITGRQNNRSKSAEYSDSLVTITWRHFQAGTVEELYDPNLMLQNVNGDKVKDEILRVVQIGLLCTQEIPTLRPTMSKALQMLTKKEENLPAPSNPPFIDEKTMELNDTYDNPCYPNADGSGSVASVTHSSFYPR
- the LOC133710131 gene encoding cysteine-rich receptor-like protein kinase 2 isoform X1, translating into MMKNSIKLFISLINILLLPEIALADPRTQTVQVTCGNQLEHNSTVFVPNFVATMANISGQMTASGYGVAVTGSGPDINYGLAQCYGDLSLQDCVLCYAEARTVLPKCYPYNGGRIFLDGCFMRSENYSFYEEFRGPNDTAVCGNTTRKSSLFEASARQAVMSIVQSAPSNRGYARAQVGVSGTVNETVYVLSDCWRSLNESSCRQCLENASESVLGCLPWSEGRALNTGCFMRYSDTDFLNKELGSGSSRGTIIVIVVSVVSSLVVLVVGGVIGFYIWKHRYIQKKRRGSNDAEKMAKTLNDSSLNFKYSTIEKATESFGSANKLGQGGFGTVYKGVLPDGREIAVKRLFFNNRHRAADFYNEINIISSVEHKNLVRLLGCSCSGPESLLVYEYLANKSLDRFIFADEQRGKTLNWEKRYEIITGTAEGLVYLHDNSKTRIIHRDIKASNILLDSRLRAKIADFGLARSFEEDKSHISTAIAGTLGYMAPEYLAHGQLTEKADVYSFGVLIMEIITGRQNNRSKSAEYSDSLVTITWRHFQAGTVEELYDPNLMLQNVNGDKVKDEILRVVQIGLLCTQEIPTLRPTMSKALQMLTKKEENLPAPSNPPFIDEKTMELNDTYDNPCYPNADGSGSVASVTHSSFYPR
- the LOC133710132 gene encoding 2-phytyl-1,4-beta-naphthoquinone methyltransferase, chloroplastic, translated to MASLQLYLPFSTGPSLPNFRFRRIPVRSSSERQALFNRIAPVYDSLNDLLSLGQHRIWKRMAVSWSGAKMGDSVLDLCCGSGDIAFLLSEKVEVNGKVIGLDFSKKQLSVASSRQKVKSKACYMNIEWVEGDALDLPFSNGQFDAITMGYGLRNVVDKHKAMQEIFRVLKAGSRVSILDFNKSTNPVTASFQEMMIDNVVVPVASGFGLEEDYKYLRRSIREFLTGEELEKLALDVGFSDARYYEIGGGLMGNLVATR